Proteins found in one Mustela lutreola isolate mMusLut2 chromosome 10, mMusLut2.pri, whole genome shotgun sequence genomic segment:
- the LAPTM5 gene encoding lysosomal-associated transmembrane protein 5, whose translation MAPRTPAVHQTCCCFNVRIATTALAIYHMIMSVLLFIEHSVEVVHGKATCKVWQKGYLRLANLVSSFLLITMLFAISLSLLIGVVKNREKYLLPFLSLQIMDYLLCLLTLLGSYIELPAFLNFTSKSSWVGPSKVPLMTLQLLDFCLSILTLCSSYMEVPTYLNFKAMNHMNYLPSQEGVAYSQFIKMMIIFSITFITVLILKVYMVKCVWRCYKFMKYVNSAEERSGSKMLQKVVLPSYEEAVSLPYKSPDGGPAPPPYSEV comes from the exons ATGGCCCCCCGTACGCCTGCCGTCCACCAGACCTGCTGCTGCTTTAACGTCCGCATTGCCACCACTGCGCTGGCCATCTACCACATG ATCATGAGTGTATTGCTGTTCATCGAGCACTCAGTGGAGGTGGTCCACGGCAAGGCGACCTGCAAGGTGTGGCAGAAGGGCTACCTCCGGCTCG CTAACCTGgtctccagcttcctgctcatcaCCATGCTCTTTGCCATCAGCTTGAGCCTGCTGATCGGAGTGGTCAAG AACCGGGAGAAGTACCTGCTGCCCTTCCTGTCCCTGCAAATCATGGACTACCTGTTGTGTCTGCTCACCCTGCTGGGCTCCTACATTGAGCTGCCCGCCTTCCTCAACTTCACTTCCAAGAGCAGCTGGGTG GGCCCCTCCAAGGTCCCACTGATGACCCTGCAGCTGCTCGACTTTTGCCTGAGCATCCTGACCCTCTGCAGCTCCTACATGGAAGTACCCACCTATCTCAACTTCAAGGCCATGAACCACATG AATTACCTCCCCAGCCAGGAGGGTGTGGCTTACAGCCAGTTTATCAAGATGATGATCATCTTCTCCATCACCTTCATCACCGTCCTCATCCTGAAG GTCTACATGGTCAAGTGCGTGTGGAGATGCTACAAATTCATGAAGTACGTGAACTCGGCTGAGGAGAGGAGCGGCTCCAAGATGCTGCAGAAG GTGGTCCTGCCGTCCTACGAGGAAGCGGTGTCTCTACCATACAAGAGTCCGGATGGGGGCCCAGCACCGCCCCCCTACTCAGAAGTGTGA